From a region of the Micropterus dolomieu isolate WLL.071019.BEF.003 ecotype Adirondacks linkage group LG21, ASM2129224v1, whole genome shotgun sequence genome:
- the hps4 gene encoding Hermansky-Pudlak syndrome 4 protein, producing the protein MAELLPPDSRRCTYFFLYDGSKVQGEGDPTREGICYFYPEETPLDRQELLCGQLAGVSRCVSELSLSPVRILRLHRNKFAIRMRDDFFWALGCSVEVPTISVCELLDQLINLFCFYNGSVRQSYQLNSQEALAARWAQYLTHLQSGSSKLHHIFSCLRTIDSTNVDPLLLLKAALILQACQRCPLVLAGCIIFRGRVVSTQMSPELTMKVMLHESETYTKAQRPNGQSISSPFGTAVSSTTVFLTMSELQYLHSHPVDKDFSSHSTPHKDTPPTKTRLSRTLSDTPSTESEPSDPGCSQSLQKLSFRPHLSDNSMFSPVPSQSTADPLHPPPQSPEPPFSNGKHSHEAEEEALEGSFYHSFHSNGGGGSQINYDEDSSVFEENSSLNGGGGDGDVACGTVFDFRRAKSANKESHDDKVFGEASRGGRGSAQGRKAEMRGRPPSAGAFAKPEENPLIPTTLYLHRVKGLVLALLVEPHFLSDTASMEEVYHSSLASLNGLEAHLRTISPGAPGTPGPYIFAHFDCIQSTLTTNLSGRPGGAPERPFVRATSLLHSHFCNTETLQEAIIRSADAAVYGTSSVAQETFFQLHGGSLRNSGVPNHQDSAFSLPSKARHRLMKHGVNLL; encoded by the exons ATGGCTGAGCTCCTGCCGCCAGACTCGAGAAG GTGTACTTATTTCTTCCTCTATGATGGATCCAAGGTCCAAGGAGAGGGTGACCCTACAAGAGAGGGAATCTGCTACTTCTACCCTGAAGAG aCCCCTTTAGACAGGCAGGAGCTGCTCTGTGGCCAGCTTGCCGGCGTGAGCCGCTGTGTCTCTGAACTTTCCTTATCTCCTGTGCGCATACTGAGGCTGCACCGCAACAAGTTTGCCATCCGAATGAGAGATGATTTTTTTTGG GCTCTGGGCTGCTCAGTGGAAGTCCCCACCATCAGTGTCTGTGAGCTCCTGGATCAGCTAATAAACCTGTTTTGTTTCTACAATGGCTCTGTCCGACAGAGCTACCAG CTTAACAGTCAGGAAGCTTTGGCTGCTCGATGGGCGCAGTACCTCACACACCTGCAATCAGGATCCTCAAAGCTTCATCACATCTTCAGCTGCTTGAGGACCATTGACTCAACTAAT GTTGACCCACTTCTCCTGCTGAAAGCTGCCCTCATTCTTCAGGCCTGTCAGCGCTGCCCCCTAGTGTTAGCAGGCTGTATTATTTTCAGAGGAAG AGTTGTAAGCACACAGATGTCTCCAGAGCTCACAATGAAGGTGATGCTTCATGAGAGTGAAACATACACCAAG GCCCAGAGGCCTAATGGACAAAGTATCTCCAGCCCATTTGGCACTGCTGTAAGCTCAACTACTGTGTTCCTGACCATGTCTGAACTTCAGTACCTGCACTCCCACCCTGTCGACAAAGATTTCAG TTCCCACTCTACTCCACACAAAGACACTCCCCCAACAAAGACTCGTCTGTCAAGAACATTATCTGACACGCCCTCCACTGAGTCAGAGCCATCTGATCCAGGTTGCTCCCAGTCTCTCCAGAAGTTGTCCTTCAGGCCTCACTTGTCAGACAACTCTATGTTTAGCCCAGTTCCATCACAGAGCACCGCTGATCCACTCCACCCCCCACCACAGTCGCCGGAGCCTCCTTTCTCAAACGGAAAACACTCCCATGAAGCTGAGGAGGAAGCGCTGGAGGGGTCGTTTTATCACAGTTTTCACAGCAATGGAGGTGGAGGCAGCCAGATAAATTACGACGAAGACAGCTCAGTGTTTGAAGAAAACTCAAGTCTGAACGGAGGTGGAGGAGATGGAGACGTGGCATGTGGGACGGTGTTCGACTTCAGACGGGCTAAGTCTGCAAATAAGGAATCGCATGACGATAAGGTTTTCGGCGAGGCCAGCAGAGGTGGCCGTGGGAGTGCTCAAGGCCGCAAGGCAGAGATGCGAGGTCGTCCCCCCAGCGCTGGTGCTTTTGCCAAGCCAGAGGAGAATCCGCTGATTCCCACGACGCTGTACCTGCACCGGGTGAAAGGCTTGGTGCTGGCTCTGCTGGTGGAGCCTCACTTCTTGAGTGACACGGCTTCTATGGAGGAAGTG TATCACAGCAGCCTGGCGTCACTCAATGGACTTGAGGCCCATTTGAGGACAATCTCCCCAGGGGCCCCGGGCACTCCAGGACCCTACATCTTTGCCCATTTTGACTGCATTCAGAGCACACTGACAA cCAACCTGTCTGGTCGACCAGGGGGAGCCCCAGAGCGTCCTTTTGTGAGGGCCACATCACTTCTTCACTCGCATTTCTGTAACACTGAAACTCTGCAGGAGGCTATTATCAG GAGTGCTGATGCTGCTGTGTATGGAACCAGCAGCGTGGCCCAGGAGACTTTCTTCCAGCTGCACGGGGGATCACTTAGGAACTCGGGCGTCCCTAACCACCAGGACAGTGCTTTCTCGCTGCCCAGCAAGGCCCGACACAGACTAATGAAACACGGGGTTAACCTGCTCTGA
- the mlec gene encoding malectin isoform X2: protein MWCHSRRNSVSLSAGKASDYGLRLPILRSSPEDQILYQTERYNEDTFGYDIPIREEGDYILVMKYAEVYFAQSQQKVFDVRLNGHVVVKDLDIFERVGHSTAHDEIVPFSIKRGKLSVQGEVSTFNGKLTAEFVKGYYDNPKVCALYVMKGTLEDVPKLQPHPGLEKHEEEEEEEEESEGGEEGGKKKVPVGSKYRVQSGPRTPNPYAADNSSLMFPILVAFGVFIPTLFCLCRL, encoded by the exons ATGTGGTGCCATTCGAGACGGAACAGTGTTTCACTGAGTGCAGGAAAAG CATCTGATTATGGGTTGCGTCTGCCAATACTGCGCTCCAGTCCAGAGGACCAGATTCTGTATCAGACAGAGCGCTACAATGAGGACACTTTTGGATATGATATTCCCATTCGTGAGGAAGGAGACTATATACTAGTTATGAAGTATGCAGAAGTTTACTTTGCCCAGTCACAGCAAAAG GTGTTTGACGTCCGTCTGAACGGCCATGTGGTGGTGAAGGACCTGGATATCTTTGAACGAGTGGGTCACAGTACCGCTCACGACGAAATAGTGCCCTTCTCTATTAAACGTGGCAAGCTGAGCGTGCAAGGAGAGGTGTCCACTTTCAACGGCAAGCTCACTGCGGAGTTCGTAAAG GGTTATTATGACAACCCCAAGGTCTGCGCTCTCTACGTAATGAAGGGGACATTAGAAG ATGTGCCAAAACTTCAGCCTCACCCTGGCTTGGAGAAgcacgaggaagaggaggaagaagaagaggaaagtgAGGGAGGCGAGGAAGGTGGGAAGAAAAAGGTCCCAGTAGGTTCCAAGTACAGGGTCCAATCAGGCCCCCGAACACCAAACCCATACGCAGCCGACAACAGCAGCCTAATGTTTCCCATCCTTGTGGCATTTGGGGTGTTCATCCCCACACTGTTCTGCCTCTGTCGGCTGTGA
- the si:ch211-170d8.2 gene encoding uncharacterized protein si:ch211-170d8.2, protein MASSHCIWIVLFLLTVTKSDIGVFSRAVDTLGFLSKSTKTADESAGTSLRVEPWRRGVVETHRERCAELAAPWLENTQQAPENNATLLQLRVRPFSPGASHGLVFPGKCLFSFVRRVYHCCQAGLNCRSVKGIQGHLRGDTSVEFLLTREIPSLTVRSAELHLQLSNPQHLDIHPVLSSMAKRGLPTRYNLWSRGNTVELKVDLLSFFQSLQEAAGGAGGGPSLMNLRRVVFSSRGDPPGEKPASGALQDTDGDMWGDGVASTLSVLELGLVLGCTQAGSGVSCGAGGVHLLHTPFMALYFK, encoded by the exons ATGGCCTCCTCGCACTGCATTTGGATTGTTCTATTTCTTCTCACGGTGACGAAAAGTGACATTGGAGTATTTAGTCGCGCAGTAGACACGCTGGGATTTCTGTCAAAGTCAACGAAAACTGCAGATGAATCCGCCGGAACATCTTTACGCGTGGAACCGTGGAGGCGCGGGGTCGTGGAGACGCACCGCGAGCGGTGCGCAGAGCTGGCGGCGCCTTGGCTGGAAAATACACAGCAAGCTCCTGAGAATAATGCAACACTGTTGCAGCTCCGGGTTAGGCCGTTTTCCCCGGGAGCCTCACATGGCCTGGTGTTCCCAGGAAAATGTCTTTTCAGCTTTGTCCGACGGGTTTACCACTGCTGTCAAGCGGGACTAAACTGCAGAAGCGTCAAAGGAATTCAAGGTCACTTGAGAGGAG ATACATCTGTGGAGTTTCTCCTCACCAGGGAGATTCCATCACTGACAGTCAGGAGTGCCGAGCTTCACCTCCAACTTTCCAACCCACAACACCTGGATATCCATCCTGTGCTTTCCTCTATGGCAAAGCGAGGCCTTCCTACAag GTACAATTTATGGTCACGGGGAAACACAGTGGAGCTGAAGGTGGATCTACTGTCCTTTTTCCAGAGTCTGCAGGAGGCGGCGGGTGGTGCCGGAGGGGGTCCCAGCTTGATGAACCTGCGGCGGGTGGTGTTTTCATCCAGGGGGGATCCACCAGGAGAAAAACCAGCTTCAGGGGCTCTGCAGGACACTGATGGTGACATGTGGGGGGATGGGGTTGCCAGCACGCTGTCTGTTCTGGAGCTGGGCTTGGTCCTGGGATGCACTCAGGCTGGATCAGGGGTTTCCTGTGGAGCCGGTGGTGTTCACCTCTTGCACACACCTTTCATGGCTCTGTACTTCAAATGA
- the cabp1a gene encoding calcium-binding protein 1a isoform X3, giving the protein MGLAETRVCTPLKIQTANSREKKPSWSFSVSLFSFGMGNCLDWPLRTMLQDAERRFRGVLSCEEMSQAVYLGPYQQSIVSMTQNCVLVSNILGQTCVFLSKGMATCRQADRELRPEEMDELRDAFKEFDKDKDGFISCKDLGNCMRTMGYMPTEMELIELSQQINMNLGGHVDFEDFVELMGPKLLAETADMIGIKELKDAFREFDTNGDGAISTSELRDAMRKLLGQQVGLKEVEDILRDVDLNGDGLVDFEEFVRMMSR; this is encoded by the exons ATGGGTCTTGCTGAAACCAGAGTTTGCACTCCTCTCAAAATCCAAACTGCAAACTCAAGGGAGAAAAAGCCCTCATGGTCCTTTTCAGTGTCTCTTTTCTCCTTTGGTATGGGAAACTGCTTAGACTGGCCTCTGAGAACG ATGCTCCAGGATGCTGAGAGGAGATTCAGAGGGGTGCTGTCCTGTGAGGAGATGAGCCAGGCAGTGTATCTTGGGCCTTATCAGCAGTCCATTGTTTCCATGACACAAAACTGCGTTCTCGTGAGCAACATACTGGGGCAAACCTGTGTCTTCCTGAGTAAAGGCATGGCCACATGCCGGCAGGCT GACAGAGAGCTGCGGCCAGAAGAAATGGACG AGTTGCGGGATGCTTTCAAAGAGTTTGACAAGGACAAGGACGGTTTCATCAGCTGTAAAGACCTTGGAAACTGTATGAGAACCATGGGATACATGCCCACTGAGATGGAGCTTATTGAACTGAGCCAACAGATAAATATGAACT TGGGAGGTCATGTTGATTTTGAGGATTTTGTAGAGTTGATGGGCCCAAAACTCCTCGCCGAAACTGCAGACATGATTGGAATAAAAGAGTTAAAAGACGCGTTTAGAGAG TTTGACACTAACGGAGATGGCGCCATAAGCACATCGGAGCTCCGAGATGCCATGAGGAAGTTGTTGGGCCAGCAG GTGGGTCTAAAGGAAGTAGAAGATATCCTTAGGGATGTTGATTTGAACGGTGACGGGCTTGTTGACTTTGAAG AGTTTGTACGAATGATGTCTCGCTAA
- the cabp1a gene encoding calcium-binding protein 1a isoform X2, producing the protein MLIWVDNGEKTVCHVDDQPTEADETRSAAMSSSFPKSESTTSLLKSSSAARRPTHLPERTAESRRSQHQHQHHHRPAALQSGSKAEESFWSAECDISARRPLCHPSLIGSPDSSNNAATRGKCKSHAPHSQVPDLPEPNGEADRGVRERCRSSKPTHRHHHRRKHTREDRPPATGPPEPEHPRRCHRHTRPVPRVPSLSDSNDDRAPLCEPRDHKESSLANSDGQVISPSPSSCSLVPLSSRSSRRSRRSSAASSASDINLRTILNSLFGQDRELRPEEMDELRDAFKEFDKDKDGFISCKDLGNCMRTMGYMPTEMELIELSQQINMNLGGHVDFEDFVELMGPKLLAETADMIGIKELKDAFREFDTNGDGAISTSELRDAMRKLLGQQVGLKEVEDILRDVDLNGDGLVDFEEFVRMMSR; encoded by the exons ATGCTAATATGGGTCGACAATGGAGAGAAAACGGTCTGTCATGTCGATGATCAACCCACCGAGGCAGACGAGACCAGATCCGCAGCAATGAGCTCTTCCTTTCCCAAATCTGAATCCACGACCTCCTTACTGAAATCATCCTCGGCGGCGAGAAGACCAACACACCTCCCTGAACGCACAGCGGAGAGCCGGAGAAGTCAGCATCAGCACCAGCATCACCACCGTCCCGCCGCACTCCAGAGCGGTAGCAAAGCCGAGGAGTCCTTCTGGTCGGCCGAGTGCGACATCAGTGCCCGGAGACCCCTGTGCCATCCGTCCCTCATCGGCAGCCCGGACAGTAGTAATAATGCAGCCACTCGGGGCAAGTGTAAGTCACATGCCCCTCACAGCCAAGTTCCCGACCTGCCGGAGCCGAACGGCGAGGCGGACCGAGGTGTGAGGGAGCGCTGCAGGTCATCCAAACCCACACACCGGCACCACCATCGCAGGAAGCACACCCGGGAGGACCGTCCACCGGCAACAGGACCACCTGAACCTGAGCACCCGCGTCGCTGTCACAGGCACACCCGCCCTGTCCCCAGGGTGCCCTCTCTGTCGGACAGCAACGACGACAGGGCTCCCCTCTGTGAGCCGAGGGACCACAAAGAGTCCAGTTTGGCTAATAGCGACGGTCAGGTCATCAGTCCATCCCCGTCCTCCTGCTCCCTGGTCCCGCTGTCCAGCAGGTCCTCTCGCCGCTCCCGGAGGTCCAGCGCTGCTTCTTCTGCGTCTGATATCAATTTACGCACCATCCTCAATTCACTGTTTGGGCAG GACAGAGAGCTGCGGCCAGAAGAAATGGACG AGTTGCGGGATGCTTTCAAAGAGTTTGACAAGGACAAGGACGGTTTCATCAGCTGTAAAGACCTTGGAAACTGTATGAGAACCATGGGATACATGCCCACTGAGATGGAGCTTATTGAACTGAGCCAACAGATAAATATGAACT TGGGAGGTCATGTTGATTTTGAGGATTTTGTAGAGTTGATGGGCCCAAAACTCCTCGCCGAAACTGCAGACATGATTGGAATAAAAGAGTTAAAAGACGCGTTTAGAGAG TTTGACACTAACGGAGATGGCGCCATAAGCACATCGGAGCTCCGAGATGCCATGAGGAAGTTGTTGGGCCAGCAG GTGGGTCTAAAGGAAGTAGAAGATATCCTTAGGGATGTTGATTTGAACGGTGACGGGCTTGTTGACTTTGAAG AGTTTGTACGAATGATGTCTCGCTAA
- the mlec gene encoding malectin isoform X1, producing the protein MQRVTAQLVVGLVAAVLSLLAEQCWADGGGQSLAERVIWAVNAGGEAHVDVHGIHFKKDPLEGKVGKASDYGLRLPILRSSPEDQILYQTERYNEDTFGYDIPIREEGDYILVMKYAEVYFAQSQQKVFDVRLNGHVVVKDLDIFERVGHSTAHDEIVPFSIKRGKLSVQGEVSTFNGKLTAEFVKGYYDNPKVCALYVMKGTLEDVPKLQPHPGLEKHEEEEEEEEESEGGEEGGKKKVPVGSKYRVQSGPRTPNPYAADNSSLMFPILVAFGVFIPTLFCLCRL; encoded by the exons ATGCAGCGGGTCACGGCGCAGCTCGTCGTCGGGCTGGTCGCAGCGGTGCTGTCGCTGCTGGCGGAGCAGTGCTGGGCGGACGGCGGGGGCCAGAGCCTCGCCGAACGGGTTATCTGGGCTGTAAATGCCGGAGGTGAAGCACACGTGGACGTGCACGGCATCCACTTCAAAAAGGACCCATTGGAAGGGAAGGTGGGGAAAG CATCTGATTATGGGTTGCGTCTGCCAATACTGCGCTCCAGTCCAGAGGACCAGATTCTGTATCAGACAGAGCGCTACAATGAGGACACTTTTGGATATGATATTCCCATTCGTGAGGAAGGAGACTATATACTAGTTATGAAGTATGCAGAAGTTTACTTTGCCCAGTCACAGCAAAAG GTGTTTGACGTCCGTCTGAACGGCCATGTGGTGGTGAAGGACCTGGATATCTTTGAACGAGTGGGTCACAGTACCGCTCACGACGAAATAGTGCCCTTCTCTATTAAACGTGGCAAGCTGAGCGTGCAAGGAGAGGTGTCCACTTTCAACGGCAAGCTCACTGCGGAGTTCGTAAAG GGTTATTATGACAACCCCAAGGTCTGCGCTCTCTACGTAATGAAGGGGACATTAGAAG ATGTGCCAAAACTTCAGCCTCACCCTGGCTTGGAGAAgcacgaggaagaggaggaagaagaagaggaaagtgAGGGAGGCGAGGAAGGTGGGAAGAAAAAGGTCCCAGTAGGTTCCAAGTACAGGGTCCAATCAGGCCCCCGAACACCAAACCCATACGCAGCCGACAACAGCAGCCTAATGTTTCCCATCCTTGTGGCATTTGGGGTGTTCATCCCCACACTGTTCTGCCTCTGTCGGCTGTGA
- the LOC123960589 gene encoding uncharacterized protein LOC123960589: MNTDRDFEMMKKHERAHFFSSKEQELILKLYEEEREILTAKSNTTSASKLREEAWQRIADKINAVSDSGYKRTWQQVKVKHKNIVQTAKRRRVEVMRNEGGSATPSLTSAEEDVLQHKDNRLRVEVLPGGACIEPLTGSDSSFISVSGHPVLLLPVTKTEPESLSSDETDVSDTHFEGNVHSSSFQERANSTSAATGGRSAERQTEDIRALYCCYLKKEIENRDQQMAFRALKMRKLEKEILLLDKQLM, translated from the exons ATGAACACAGACAGAG ATTTCGAGATGATGAAAAAACATGAAAGGGCACATTTTTTCAGCTCTAAAGAGCAGGAACTCATTTTGAAGTTGtatgaagaagagagagagatattgaCAGCCAAATCCAACACTACCAGCGCCTCTAAACTGAGAGAGGAGGCCTGGCAGAGAATTGCTGATAAAATAAACGC GGTGTCGGACAGCGGCTACAAAAGGACGTGGCAGCAAGTGAAAgtcaaacataaaaatatagtgCAAACAG CAAAAAGAAGGAGGGTCGAGGTGATGAGGAATGAAGGGGGGTCGGCAACCCCGTCGCTGACCTCTGCAGAGGAGGATGTGCTGCAGCACAAAGACAACAGGCTAAGAGTGGAGGTCCTACCTGGGGGTGCCTGTATTGAGCCACTTACTGGATCTGACAGCTCTTTTATTAGTG TCTCAGGCCACCCCGTCCTCCTGCTACCCGTAACAAAGACTGAACCAGAGAGCTTGAGCAGTGATGAGACCGATGTCAGCGACACTCATTTTGAGGGA AACGTGCACAGTAGCAGCTTCCAGGAGAGGGCCAACTCCACATCTGCTGCAACCGGTGGCAGAAGTGCAGAG agGCAGACAGAAGACATAAGAGCCCTTTACTGCTGCTACCTCAAAAAGGAGATTGAGAACCGTGACCAGCAGATGGCATTCAGAGCACTTAAAATGAGGAAGCTGGAGAAAGAAATCTTATTACTTGATAAGCAGCTTATGTGA
- the cabp1a gene encoding calcium-binding protein 1a isoform X1, giving the protein MLIWVDNGEKTVCHVDDQPTEADETRSAAMSSSFPKSESTTSLLKSSSAARRPTHLPERTAESRRSQHQHQHHHRPAALQSGSKAEESFWSAECDISARRPLCHPSLIGSPDSSNNAATRGKCKSHAPHSQVPDLPEPNGEADRGVRERCRSSKPTHRHHHRRKHTREDRPPATGPPEPEHPRRCHRHTRPVPRVPSLSDSNDDRAPLCEPRDHKESSLANSDGQVISPSPSSCSLVPLSSRSSRRSRRSSAASSASDINLRTILNSLFGQMLQDAERRFRGVLSCEEMSQAVYLGPYQQSIVSMTQNCVLVSNILGQTCVFLSKGMATCRQADRELRPEEMDELRDAFKEFDKDKDGFISCKDLGNCMRTMGYMPTEMELIELSQQINMNLGGHVDFEDFVELMGPKLLAETADMIGIKELKDAFREFDTNGDGAISTSELRDAMRKLLGQQVGLKEVEDILRDVDLNGDGLVDFEEFVRMMSR; this is encoded by the exons ATGCTAATATGGGTCGACAATGGAGAGAAAACGGTCTGTCATGTCGATGATCAACCCACCGAGGCAGACGAGACCAGATCCGCAGCAATGAGCTCTTCCTTTCCCAAATCTGAATCCACGACCTCCTTACTGAAATCATCCTCGGCGGCGAGAAGACCAACACACCTCCCTGAACGCACAGCGGAGAGCCGGAGAAGTCAGCATCAGCACCAGCATCACCACCGTCCCGCCGCACTCCAGAGCGGTAGCAAAGCCGAGGAGTCCTTCTGGTCGGCCGAGTGCGACATCAGTGCCCGGAGACCCCTGTGCCATCCGTCCCTCATCGGCAGCCCGGACAGTAGTAATAATGCAGCCACTCGGGGCAAGTGTAAGTCACATGCCCCTCACAGCCAAGTTCCCGACCTGCCGGAGCCGAACGGCGAGGCGGACCGAGGTGTGAGGGAGCGCTGCAGGTCATCCAAACCCACACACCGGCACCACCATCGCAGGAAGCACACCCGGGAGGACCGTCCACCGGCAACAGGACCACCTGAACCTGAGCACCCGCGTCGCTGTCACAGGCACACCCGCCCTGTCCCCAGGGTGCCCTCTCTGTCGGACAGCAACGACGACAGGGCTCCCCTCTGTGAGCCGAGGGACCACAAAGAGTCCAGTTTGGCTAATAGCGACGGTCAGGTCATCAGTCCATCCCCGTCCTCCTGCTCCCTGGTCCCGCTGTCCAGCAGGTCCTCTCGCCGCTCCCGGAGGTCCAGCGCTGCTTCTTCTGCGTCTGATATCAATTTACGCACCATCCTCAATTCACTGTTTGGGCAG ATGCTCCAGGATGCTGAGAGGAGATTCAGAGGGGTGCTGTCCTGTGAGGAGATGAGCCAGGCAGTGTATCTTGGGCCTTATCAGCAGTCCATTGTTTCCATGACACAAAACTGCGTTCTCGTGAGCAACATACTGGGGCAAACCTGTGTCTTCCTGAGTAAAGGCATGGCCACATGCCGGCAGGCT GACAGAGAGCTGCGGCCAGAAGAAATGGACG AGTTGCGGGATGCTTTCAAAGAGTTTGACAAGGACAAGGACGGTTTCATCAGCTGTAAAGACCTTGGAAACTGTATGAGAACCATGGGATACATGCCCACTGAGATGGAGCTTATTGAACTGAGCCAACAGATAAATATGAACT TGGGAGGTCATGTTGATTTTGAGGATTTTGTAGAGTTGATGGGCCCAAAACTCCTCGCCGAAACTGCAGACATGATTGGAATAAAAGAGTTAAAAGACGCGTTTAGAGAG TTTGACACTAACGGAGATGGCGCCATAAGCACATCGGAGCTCCGAGATGCCATGAGGAAGTTGTTGGGCCAGCAG GTGGGTCTAAAGGAAGTAGAAGATATCCTTAGGGATGTTGATTTGAACGGTGACGGGCTTGTTGACTTTGAAG AGTTTGTACGAATGATGTCTCGCTAA
- the cabp1a gene encoding calcium-binding protein 1a isoform X4: MGLAETRVCTPLKIQTANSREKKPSWSFSVSLFSFGMGNCLDWPLRTDRELRPEEMDELRDAFKEFDKDKDGFISCKDLGNCMRTMGYMPTEMELIELSQQINMNLGGHVDFEDFVELMGPKLLAETADMIGIKELKDAFREFDTNGDGAISTSELRDAMRKLLGQQVGLKEVEDILRDVDLNGDGLVDFEEFVRMMSR; encoded by the exons ATGGGTCTTGCTGAAACCAGAGTTTGCACTCCTCTCAAAATCCAAACTGCAAACTCAAGGGAGAAAAAGCCCTCATGGTCCTTTTCAGTGTCTCTTTTCTCCTTTGGTATGGGAAACTGCTTAGACTGGCCTCTGAGAACG GACAGAGAGCTGCGGCCAGAAGAAATGGACG AGTTGCGGGATGCTTTCAAAGAGTTTGACAAGGACAAGGACGGTTTCATCAGCTGTAAAGACCTTGGAAACTGTATGAGAACCATGGGATACATGCCCACTGAGATGGAGCTTATTGAACTGAGCCAACAGATAAATATGAACT TGGGAGGTCATGTTGATTTTGAGGATTTTGTAGAGTTGATGGGCCCAAAACTCCTCGCCGAAACTGCAGACATGATTGGAATAAAAGAGTTAAAAGACGCGTTTAGAGAG TTTGACACTAACGGAGATGGCGCCATAAGCACATCGGAGCTCCGAGATGCCATGAGGAAGTTGTTGGGCCAGCAG GTGGGTCTAAAGGAAGTAGAAGATATCCTTAGGGATGTTGATTTGAACGGTGACGGGCTTGTTGACTTTGAAG AGTTTGTACGAATGATGTCTCGCTAA
- the cabp1a gene encoding calcium-binding protein 1a isoform X5, giving the protein MEKIDLDLGITRVTALSVDRELRPEEMDELRDAFKEFDKDKDGFISCKDLGNCMRTMGYMPTEMELIELSQQINMNLGGHVDFEDFVELMGPKLLAETADMIGIKELKDAFREFDTNGDGAISTSELRDAMRKLLGQQVGLKEVEDILRDVDLNGDGLVDFEEFVRMMSR; this is encoded by the exons ATGGAGAAGATCGATTTAGATCTGGGCATCACTCGAGTCACAGCATTGTCAGTG GACAGAGAGCTGCGGCCAGAAGAAATGGACG AGTTGCGGGATGCTTTCAAAGAGTTTGACAAGGACAAGGACGGTTTCATCAGCTGTAAAGACCTTGGAAACTGTATGAGAACCATGGGATACATGCCCACTGAGATGGAGCTTATTGAACTGAGCCAACAGATAAATATGAACT TGGGAGGTCATGTTGATTTTGAGGATTTTGTAGAGTTGATGGGCCCAAAACTCCTCGCCGAAACTGCAGACATGATTGGAATAAAAGAGTTAAAAGACGCGTTTAGAGAG TTTGACACTAACGGAGATGGCGCCATAAGCACATCGGAGCTCCGAGATGCCATGAGGAAGTTGTTGGGCCAGCAG GTGGGTCTAAAGGAAGTAGAAGATATCCTTAGGGATGTTGATTTGAACGGTGACGGGCTTGTTGACTTTGAAG AGTTTGTACGAATGATGTCTCGCTAA